A genomic stretch from Chitinophaga lutea includes:
- a CDS encoding GH3 auxin-responsive promoter family protein: MKILSPALSQLARIRMGRIEHFMQYPLQVQQQVFQNLLSAAQYTEFGKQYGFSNIFKIDEFKQRVPVHNYESIKPYIQRTMEGEQNVLWNTPIKWFAKSSGTTADKSKFIPVSVESLDDNHYRAGRDVFSLYYNNFPDSDVLTGKSLVIGGSHQVNKLSPDSDSYYGDLSAVMLQNMPFYGNMIRTPDLSIALMDEWEEKIERMANAVIHENVTSIAGVPTWTIVLIKRIFELTGTDNLADVWPNLEVYMHGGVSFTPYREQFRRLIRKPGMNYLESYNASEGFFAAQDVIGEEGLLLFLNHGIFYEFMPMEEYGKESPRTLQLHEVETGKNYALIISTNGGLWRYLVGDTVQFVSLAPYRIRVSGRTKSFINAFGEELIVDNTDKAIAKACEVTGAVVNDYTAAPVYFSEQGNGGHEWLIEFEQAPASLEQFTATLDGTLKTINSDYEAKRHKDIALRGPLVHVMAPGTFTEWLKSKGKLGGQHKVPRLSNERNVLEEILRFVEKH; encoded by the coding sequence ATGAAGATTTTAAGTCCAGCGCTTTCCCAATTGGCCAGAATCCGTATGGGCCGCATCGAGCACTTTATGCAATACCCGCTGCAGGTACAGCAGCAGGTGTTTCAGAACCTGCTGAGCGCCGCACAGTACACAGAATTTGGCAAACAATACGGTTTTTCCAATATATTCAAGATAGACGAATTCAAACAGCGGGTGCCGGTTCATAACTACGAATCGATCAAACCCTACATCCAGCGTACGATGGAGGGGGAGCAGAACGTGCTCTGGAATACCCCGATCAAATGGTTCGCCAAATCGAGCGGCACCACGGCAGACAAAAGCAAGTTCATCCCCGTTTCCGTGGAAAGCCTCGACGATAACCACTACCGCGCCGGCCGTGATGTGTTTTCCCTGTACTACAACAATTTCCCCGACTCCGATGTGCTCACCGGCAAATCGCTCGTGATCGGGGGGAGCCACCAGGTGAATAAGCTCAGCCCTGACAGCGACAGTTATTATGGTGACCTCAGCGCGGTGATGCTGCAGAACATGCCCTTCTACGGCAACATGATCCGCACGCCCGACCTGTCCATTGCCCTGATGGACGAATGGGAAGAAAAGATCGAGCGGATGGCCAATGCCGTTATCCACGAAAACGTGACCTCCATCGCCGGCGTACCTACCTGGACGATCGTGCTCATCAAACGGATATTCGAATTGACCGGTACCGATAACCTGGCCGACGTATGGCCCAACCTGGAAGTATACATGCATGGCGGGGTGAGCTTTACGCCCTACCGCGAGCAGTTCAGGCGGCTTATCCGTAAACCGGGCATGAACTATCTCGAATCCTATAATGCTTCCGAAGGCTTTTTTGCCGCCCAGGATGTGATCGGGGAAGAAGGATTGCTCCTGTTCCTGAACCATGGTATATTCTATGAGTTCATGCCCATGGAAGAATACGGCAAGGAGTCGCCGCGCACCTTGCAGCTGCACGAAGTGGAGACCGGGAAAAACTACGCCCTCATCATCAGCACCAACGGCGGCCTGTGGCGTTACCTGGTAGGTGACACTGTACAGTTCGTTTCCCTGGCGCCCTACCGCATCCGTGTAAGCGGGCGCACCAAATCGTTCATCAACGCATTCGGGGAAGAACTGATTGTGGACAATACGGACAAAGCTATTGCCAAAGCCTGCGAGGTGACCGGCGCCGTGGTGAACGATTATACCGCCGCTCCCGTGTATTTCAGCGAACAGGGTAACGGCGGCCACGAATGGCTGATTGAATTCGAGCAGGCGCCGGCCAGCCTCGAGCAGTTCACTGCCACGCTCGACGGTACGCTGAAAACCATCAACTCGGACTACGAGGCCAAAAGGCATAAAGACATTGCGCTGCGCGGCCCGCTCGTGCACGTGATGGCGCCGGGCACGTTCACCGAATGGCTGAAGAGCAAGGGCAAACTGGGCGGCCAGCATAAAGTACCCCGCCTCAGCAACGAAAGAAACGTGCTGGAAGAGATTCTCCGGTTTGTTGAAAAACACTGA